DNA sequence from the Thiobacillus sp. SCUT-2 genome:
GATTGATGTCGCCGTTGCCTTTGGTCGCCTCCATGAACTGCTCGTGTGTGCCGGGGCTATCCGCCAGCTTCAGTTCGCGCACCACTTTTTGCGCGACATTCGCACTCTGGATAACGTCGACCTGCGTCGCCATGTAGCCGGGAAACATCTGCGACGGCATCAACTGACCTGTTAGAGGATCCTTGCTTTTAGAGTCGATGATCAGCGCAGTGGTGGCGGTGTATTGCTTGGGCAGCAACAGACTGACCGCCGTGGTGACGGCAACGGTCAGCAACAGCACACTGAGGATGATCGCCTTGCGCGCATTCAGAATCAGCAGGAATTGAGTGAAGTTCATTGCGGGTTCCTTAGAACAGGCTTTCCTTGACGTAGATCACGTCGTCTTTTTGGACCGGGTCGCCCAACTGGGCGTCCATTTCCTGCATCGTCCCCTTCGCATCGCGGCGCAGGATCTTGATGCCACGCTGAGTGCCGCGCTGGGTGAGTCCGCCGCCCAGCGACAGCGCCTGCACTACACTCATGTTCCGCTCCAGGCGGAACGCGCCAGGGCGCTGAACTTCACCGTAGATGTAGAACATCGGTTGGCGTGCCACGTTGATAATGTCGCCGTCCTGGATCAGTTCGTTGCTGGCTTCGCCGCCCGGCTTGAACAGGGCGACCATGTCGATGTCGTGGTAGGTGGTCTTGCCGTCGCGCGTGCGCACCAAAGTGACGGTATCTGCGCCGTCGATGATGATGCCGCCGGCCAGTGCCAGCGCATCGGTCACCCGGCTGATTTTTTCCAGCGTGTATTGCCCGGGCCTGTTGACACGGCCCAGCACCGAAATGTGCTGGCTGCGGTATTGCACCACGTTGAGGGTGACAAAGGGTTTGATGATGAAACCACCCTTGCCAAGCCGTTCCGCAATTTCGGTCTCGCCCTGGGCGGGGGTGATGCCCGCCATCTTGACGTCACCAATCAGCGGGAAAGTGATGGTGCCGGTCTCGCTCACGCGCGCATCGGTGGTGAGATCGGGCTGCCCGTATACGGTGATGTGCAGCACATCGCCCGTTCCCATGAGGTAATCGCTATCCGCGCTCCACGCGGGTGCTGCCAGCAGCAACGCGCAAAGCATCAACACACTACGCCACAACCTGATCATTGCTCTCTCCAATCGGCGGCCGCTCCAATAGCCAGCTGCT
Encoded proteins:
- the epsE gene encoding polysaccharide export protein EpsE, giving the protein MIRLWRSVLMLCALLLAAPAWSADSDYLMGTGDVLHITVYGQPDLTTDARVSETGTITFPLIGDVKMAGITPAQGETEIAERLGKGGFIIKPFVTLNVVQYRSQHISVLGRVNRPGQYTLEKISRVTDALALAGGIIIDGADTVTLVRTRDGKTTYHDIDMVALFKPGGEASNELIQDGDIINVARQPMFYIYGEVQRPGAFRLERNMSVVQALSLGGGLTQRGTQRGIKILRRDAKGTMQEMDAQLGDPVQKDDVIYVKESLF